A single region of the Brassica rapa cultivar Chiifu-401-42 chromosome A03, CAAS_Brap_v3.01, whole genome shotgun sequence genome encodes:
- the LOC103858471 gene encoding putative transcription elongation factor SPT5 homolog 1: MPRHRGEEDDVDEDYDGMELEEEEEEDEGRSRGGGSRQKRGRSSFFDDYAEEDSEEEEDDDDDEDYGSRRGKGGGGGAAKRKKSSAAMFVDDIADQVDDDDEEGDEEDGEDGFIVDTGTDLPDERVDRRRYHDRGFDENDEDVDDLERRIQERFSRPQEDYDEEATDVEQQALLPSVRDPKLWMVKCAIGREREVAVCLMQKYIDRGSDLQIRSVVALDHLKNYIYVEADKEAHVKEAIKGMRNIYANQKILLVPIREMTDVLSVESKAIDLSRDTWVRMKIGTYKGDLAKVVDVDNVRQRVTVKLIPRIDLQALASKLDGREVAKKKAFVPPPRFMNIDEARELHIRVERRRDPMTGDYFENIGGMLFKDGFMYKTVSLKSIIAQNVTPTFDELEKFNKPSENGESGDFGGLSTLFANRKKGHFMKGDAVIVIKGDLKNLKGWVEKVDEDNVLIRSGLKGLPDPLAVNEKELCKYFEPGNHVKVVSGTHEGATGMVVKVDQHVLILLSDTTKEHVRVFADHVVESSEVTTGVTKIGQYELHDLVLLDNLTFGVTIRLENEAFQVLKGNPDRPEVALVKLREIKCKLDRKISVQDRYKNVISVGDDVRIVEGPSKGKQGPVRHIYKGVLFIYDRHHLEHAGFICAKCTSCVVVGGSRSGANRSGGDSLSRFSNFKAPAPVPPSPRRFQRGGMGYNARGRGRGGRGGRDDSLLGTTVKIRLGPFKGYRGPVVEVKGDSVRVELEMKIVTVDRNAISDNVAVTTPSRDTSRYSMGSETPMHPSRTPLHPYMTPMRDSGATPIHDGMRTPMRDRAWNPYTPMSPPRDNWEEGNPGSWGTSPNYQPGSPPSRAYEAPTPGSGWASTPGGSYSDAGTPRDSGSAYANAPSPYLPSTPGQPMTPSSASYLPGTPGGQPMTPGTGLDVMSPVIGGDAEAWFMPDILVEIHKAGEDSDVGVIRDVSDGTCKVSLGSNGEGDTIMALPGELEIVPPRKNDRVKIVGGQYRGSIGKLIGIDGSDGIVKIEDNLDVKILDLAILAKFVQP; encoded by the exons ATGCCGCGTCACAGAGGGGAAGAGGATGATGTAGACGAAGACTACGATGGAATGGAattagaggaggaggaggaagaggacgaAGGAAGAAGCCGTGGCGGCGGCTCGAGGCAGAAGAGAGGAAGATCGAGTTTTTTCGATGATTACGCGGAGGAGGATTCCGAGGAAGAGGAGGACGATGACGATGATGAAGATTACGGCAGCCGCCGAGGAAAAGGAGGTGGAGGTGGAGCAGCTAAGAGAAAAAAGTCATCCGCTGCTATGTTCGTAGACGACATCGCGGACcaggttgatgatgatgatgaagaaggagacgaagaagatggagaagatg GATTCATAGTGGATACTGGAACGGATCTTCCGGATGAGCGTGTTGATAGACGGAGGTATCACGACCGCGGATTTGACGAAAACGATGAGGATGTGGACGATCTGGAGAGGAGAATTCAGGAGAGGTTCTCTAGGCCTCAGGAGGATTATGATGAAGAAGCTACAGATGTGGAGCAACAAGCTCTTTTGCCTTCTGTCCGTGATCCAAAGCTCTGGATGGTCAAGTGTGCG ATTGGCCGTGAAAGGGAGGTTGCGGTGTGTCTTATGCAAAAATACATAGACCGAGGATCGGATTTGCAGATCAGATCTGTTGTTGCACTCGACCAtcttaaaaactatatatatgttgaagCAGACAAGGAAGCTCACGTCAAAGAG GCAATCAAGGGAATGAGGAATATATATGCTAATCAGAAGATCTTACTTGTCCCCATTAGAGAAATGACAGATGTCCTCTCTGTTGAAAGCAAAGCAATTGATCTTTCTCGGGATACCTGGGTTAGAATGAAAATCGGGACGTACAAAGGTGATCTTGCTAAG GTGGTTGATGTTGATAATGTGCGTCAGAGGGTTACTGTCAAGTTAATTCCAAGAATTGATCTGCAGGCTCTAGCCTCTAAGCTG GACGGAAGAGAAGTTGCGAAGAAAAAAGCCTTTGTTCCACCTCCACGTTTCATGAACATTGATGAAGCTAG GGAATTGCACATACGTGTTGAGCGTCGGCGTGATCCCATGACCGGTGACTACTTTGAAAACATTGGTGGTATGCTTTTCAAAGATGGCTTCATGTACAAAACAGTATCGTTGAAGTCCATCATTGCTCAGAACGTTACACCAACTTTTGACGAGCTTGAAAAATTCAACAAACCAAGTGAAAACGGGGAGAGCGGCGACTTTGGTGGTCTGTCGACTTTATTTGCAAACAGAAAGAAAGGTCATTTCATGAAGGGTGATGCAGTTATCGTTATTAAGGGGGATCTCAAAAACTTGAAAGGTTGGGTTGAGAAAGTGGATGAAGACAACGTTCTTATCAGATCAGGATTGAAAGGTCTCCCT GATCCTCTCGCTGTAAATGAGAAAGAGCTCTGCAAATACTTCGAGCCTGGAAATCACGTGAAGGTTGTTTCTGGGACACATGAAGGAGCAACAGGCATGGTGGTCAAAGTTGATCAACATGTGCTTATCCTTCTGTCTGACACGACCAAAGAACAT GTCCGCGTGTTTGCTGATCATGTTGTTGAGAGCTCAGAAGTGACAACTGGTGTTACCAAAATCGGGCAATATGAACTTCATGATCTTGTGCTTCTGGA TAACCTCACTTTTGGAGTAACTATACGGCTAGAGAATGAAGCTTTTCAG GTTCTTAAAGGGAATCCTGACAGACCAGAGGTTGCTCTTGTCAAACTCAGAGAAATCAAATGCAAGCTTGATAGGAAAATTAGTGTTCAAGATCGctacaaaaatgtcatttctGTGGGTGATGATGTCAGAATCGTCGAAGGTCCTAGCAAA GGTAAACAAGGTCCCGTGAGGCATATTTACAAAGGGGTCTTATTTATATATGATCGCCATCACCTTGAGCATGCCGGATTCATCTGCGCTAAATGCACATCATGCGTTGTTGTTGGTGGATCACGTTCTGGTGCTAATAGAAGT GGTGGTGATTCCTTATCAAGATTTAGCAATTTCAAGGCTCCTGCCCCAGTGCCTCCATCTCCAAGACGATTTCAACGCGGAGGCATGGGATACAACG CAAGAGGAAGGGGCAGGGGTGGAAGAGGAGGGAGAGACGATTCTTTGTTGGGCACTACTGTTAAAATCCGTCTAGGACCTTTCAAGGGATATAGGGGACCTGTAGTAGAAGTGAAAGGAGATTCAGTGCGTGTTGAACTTGAGATGAAGATTGTGACAG TTGATCGAAATGCAATATCAGATAATGTGGCTGTGACAACACCGTCTCG AGATACATCTCGGTATAGCATGGGAAGTGAAACACCTATGCATCCTTCACGGACTCCACTTCATCCTTATATGACTCCTATGCGGGACTCTGGAG CTACACCGATCCATGATGGAATGAGGACACCCATGCGTGATAGAGCGTGGAATCCTTACACGCCTATGAGTCCACCTAG GGATAACTGGGAAGAAGGGAACCCAGGATCTTGGGGAACGAGTCCTAACTATCAA CCGGGAAGTCCTCCTTCAAGGGCATATGAAGCACCAACTCCTGGGTCAGGATGGGCTAGTACACCCGGTGGTAGTTACTCAGATGCGGGGACACCTAGAGATAGTGGTTCAGCCTATG CTAATGCCCCAAGTCCTTACCTTCCATCTACACCTGGACAACCTATGACACCAAGCTCGGCTTCATACTTACCTGGAACTCCCGGAGGACAACCAATGACTCCTGGAACTGGCCTCGATGTCATGTCTCCTGTTATAG GTGGAGATGCTGAAGCATGGTTCATGCCTGATATATTGGTTGAGATACACAAGGCTGGAGAAGACAGCGATGTGGGCGTCATCCGAGATGTCTCG GATGGAACGTGTAAAGTGTCTCTCGGGTCGAACGGTGAAGGTGACACTATAATGGCTCTCCCGGGCGAACTGGAGATAGTTCCTCCGAGGAAGAATGATCGTGTGAAAATCGTTGGCGGCCAATATCGTGGTTCTATAGGTAAGCTGATCGGAATCGACGGATCAGATGGTATCGTTAAGATTGAGGATAATCTCGACGTCAAGATTCTGGATCTGGCCATACTAGCCAAGTTTGTTCAACCGTGA
- the LOC103858472 gene encoding uncharacterized protein LOC103858472 yields the protein MKGVGGPLLSIGDLLADLVEEPVVSAPPNPQNSSKLETDAISEPLDLTGLFQDNYDKLNRVFAGSDHSWTSLTLELCTSLETVNKLVHATTTNARFLSEKVRELEKIVKQGDSAVAAARSVHATVNQKGLPS from the exons ATGAAAGGAGTGGGAGGACCATTGCTTTCAATCGGAGATCTTCTTGCCGATCTCGTTGAAGAACCTGTTGTCTCAGCTCCACCAAATCCTCAGAATTCTTCCAAATTAGAGACTGATGCCATCTCTGAACCGCTGGATCTAACCGGCCTCTTTCAG GACAACTATGATAAACTTAACAGAGTGTTTGCTGGTTCTGATCACTCATGGACCTCTCTTACTCTGGAG CTTTGCACTTCCTTAGAAACTGTAAACAAGTTGGTCCACGCCACCACCACAAATGCTAGATTCTTGTCAGAGAAAGTGAGAGAACTCGAGAAAATAGTGAAACAGGGAGATTCAGCAGTGGCAGCTGCCAGATCAGTTCACGCTACGGTTAACCAGAAAGGTTTACCCTCTTAG
- the LOC103858473 gene encoding glycine-rich selenoprotein, translated as MAYVEGGVVKAKRSIWRLRTIKDFFLSIINLIQVFFITMFSMEKSDSYRKGSGANKKWDGGRPGGGGGGGGGGGGGGGRPGPPRGGLDNVRGLNDIRGADHNSLPACGSCCG; from the exons ATGGCATACGTCGAAGGAG GTGTTGTTAAAGCTAAGCGATCAATATGGAGACTAAGGACGATCAAAGATTTCTTCTTGTCAATCATCAACCTGATACAAGTCTTCTTTATAACCATGTTCTCG ATGGAGAAATCAGATTCCTACAGGAAAGGCTCTGGGGCTAACAAGAAATGGGATGGTGGCCGacctggtggtggtggtggtggtggaggaggtggtggtggcggaGGTGGACGCCCTGGACCTCCTCGTGGGGGCCTCGACAATGTGCGTGGCTTGAATGATATCCGTGGAGCTGACCACA ATTCTCTACCGGCGTGCGGCTCGTGCTGCGGCTGA
- the LOC103858474 gene encoding pentatricopeptide repeat-containing protein At4g08210, which yields MAMDLKLIAAGLRHCGKLQAFKRGESIQAQLIKQGISNNVFLANNLISMHLDFRSLVDAQKVFDEMTERNIVTWTTMVSGYTSGGKPNKAIELYRSMLDSESEAPNEFLFSAVLKACGLVGDLQLGRLIHERIGEENIKGDVVLMNAVLDMYVKNRRLSEANKAFSEISQPNLTSWNTLISGYCKEGLVNEAVRLFHRIPQPNAVSWNCLISGFVDKGSPRALEFLIMMHREGLKLDGFALPCGLKACSFGGLLTMGRQLHCCVLKSGFESSSFALSALIDMYSNCCSLSDAVDLFRQAKLHSTVAVSNAMLSGFFINDENEAALWLLLQMYQSGLSFDSYTLSGALKICTNLINLRLGLQVHGLVVISGYELDYIVGSILVDLHANVGNVQDAYRLFHRLPNKDIIAFSGLIRGCVKAGFHSLAFDLFRELIKLGLHADQFVISSILKACSSLASLGWGKQIHGLCVKKGYESEPVTTTGLIDMYVKGGEIDNGVVLFDGMLERDVVSWTGIIVGCGQNGQAKEAIRYFREMIDSGVEPNEVTFYGVLSACRHSGMLEEARFVLESMRSEYGLEPCVEHYYCMVDLLGQAGMFQEAEEIIKGMPFEPDKTIWMSLLTACGTHKNAELVTVIAEKLLSSFSEDPSVYTCISNVYATMGMWDRLGEVREAAKKLGTKESGLSWIDIA from the coding sequence ATGGCAATGGACTTGAAGCTTATAGCAGCAGGGTTACGCCATTGCGGGAAGTTGCAAGCTTTTAAGCGTGGGGAATCAATTCAAGCTCAGCTAATTAAACAAGGGATCTCCAATAACGTCTTCCTTGCAAACAACCTGATCTCTATGCATTTGGACTTTAGGTCGTTGGTCGATGCACAGAAAGTGTTCGACGAAATGACTGAGAGAAACATCGTCACTTGGACGACGATGGTCTCTGGGTACACAAGCGGTGGAAAGCCAAACAAGGCTATTGAACTATACAGAAGCATGTTAGATTCGGAATCAGAAGCGCCTAACGAGTTCTTGTTCTCCGCGGTTTTGAAAGCTTGTGGGTTAGTGGGTGATCTTCAGCTGGGTCGTTTGATCCACGAAAGAATTGGTGAAGAGAATATAAAAGGTGATGTTGTTTTGATGAACGCTGTTTTAGATATGTATGTTAAGAACAGGAGACTTAGTGAAGCTAATAAAGCTTTTTCTGAGATTTCACAGCCTAATTTAACTTCGTGGAACACTCTCATTTCTGGTTACTGTAAAGAAGGTTTGGTTAATGAAGCTGTTCGTTTGTTTCATCGGATTCCGCAGCCAAATGCTGTGTCTTGGAACTGTTTAATCTCCGGGTTTGTCGATAAAGGTAGTCCTCGTGCGTTGGAGTTTCTGATTATGATGCATAGAGAAGGACTCAAGCTAGATGGTTTTGCTTTACCATGTGGTCTTAAAGCTTGCAGCTTTGGTGGCTTATTAACAATGGGGAGACAGCTGCATTGTTGTGTCCTAAAGTCGGGTTTTGAGTCAAGCTCCTTCGCACTCTCTGCTCTTATCGATATGTACTCGAACTGTTGCTCTCTAAGTGATGCAGTTGATCTGTTTCGTCAGGCAAAACTTCATAGTACTGTCGCTGTTTCGAACGCTATGCTCTCTGGATTTTTTATCAACGACGAGAATGAAGCGGCGTTATGGCTGCTTTTGCAGATGTATCAATCAGGGTTGAGTTTTGATTCCTACACTCTAAGTGGTGCGTTAAAGATATGCACCAACCTAATCAACTTGAGACTCGGGCTTCAGGTACATGGTTTAGTTGTAATCAGTGGTTATGAGTTGGATTACATAGTAGGAAGCATTCTTGTTGATCTACACGCAAACGTAGGGAATGTCCAAGATGCGTATAGACTGTTTCATAGGCTTCCAAATAAAGATATCATTGCTTTCTCCGGCCTGATAAGAGGCTGTGTGAAAGCAGGTTTCCACTCTTTAGCGTTTGATCTGTTCCGAGAGTTAATCAAACTGGGACTCCACGCAGACCAGTTCGTCATCTCGAGTATTCTCAAAGCCTGTTCAAGTTTAGCGTCTCTTGGATGGGGCAAGCAGATTCATGGGCTGTGTGTAAAGAAAGGTTATGAATCAGAACCGGTGACAACGACAGGATTAATAGACATGTATGTGAAAGGTGGCGAGATAGACAATGGTGTTGTGTTGTTTGACGGTATGTTGGAAAGAGATGTCGTGTCTTGGACAGGGATAATTGTTGGTTGCGGACAAAACGGACAAGCTAAAGAAGCCATTCGGTATTTCCGCGAGATGATTGATTCTGGAGTTGAACCAAATGAGGTAACGTTTTACGGGGTTCTCTCTGCTTGTCGACATTCTGGGATGCTTGAAGAAGCGAGATTCGTACTCGAATCGATGAGATCTGAGTATGGTCTTGAACCGTGTGTAGAGCATTATTATTGCATGGTTGATCTTCTTGGTCAAGCGGGGATGTTCCAAGAGGCAGAGGAGATCATAAAGGGAATGCCGTTTGAGCCTGATAAAACGATATGGATGTCTCTGCTGACTGCTTGTGGAACTCACAAGAATGCTGAACTGGTCACTGTAATAGCTGAGAAATTGCTCAGTAGTTTTTCAGAAGATCCGTCGGTTTATACATGTATTTCGAACGTTTATGCAACTATGGGAATGTGGGATCGGTTAGGTGAAGTGAGAGAAGCTGCTAAGAAGTTAGGGACAAAAGAATCTGGCTTGAGCTGGATTGATATTGCCTGA
- the LOC103858475 gene encoding exopolygalacturonase, whose translation MTCISSAFKALCLSLLFLNAVASRPTNRPKVFNVQRYGAKADGKADNTKAFTNIWKSACTRKGGNSKIYVPKGTFYLGGVQFVGPCANQIEFVIDGTLLAPSNPRDIKNDTWIQFRYINNLIISGAGTLDGQGKESWPLNDCHKNPSCPKLAMTMGFAFVNNSRINGITSLNSKMGHFNFFSVHHFNITEVTITAPGDSPNTDGLKFGFCSNINISKTHIGTGDDCIAILSGTTNMDISNVNCGPGHGISVGSLGKNKEEKDVNGLTVRDIVFNGTSDGIRIKTWESSASKILVSNFVYENIQMINVGNPINIDQKYCPHPPCEKKGQSHVQIQDLKLKNIYGTSTNKVAVNLQCSKSFPCKKVELIDINLEHKGVEGGPSTAVCENVDGSARGTMVPQHCLN comes from the exons ATGACTTGCATTTCTTCTGCGTTTAAGGCTTTGTGTTTGTCTCTCTTGTTCCTCAATGCCGTTGCAAGTCGTCCGACCAATAGGCCAAAGGTTTTTAATGTCCAGCGCTATGGTGCCAAAGCTGACGGAAAAGCTGATAACACCAAG GCGTTCACAAACATATGGAAAAGCGCATGCACAAGGAAAGGTGGTAATAGTAAAATCTACGTACCGAAAGGAACGTTTTATCTTGGTGGTGTACAGTTCGTAGGGCCATGTGCGAATCAGATTGAATTCGTTATCGATGGAACTTTATTGGCTCCTTCAAACCCTAGGGACATTAAGAATGACACATGGATCCAGTTCAGGTACATTAACAATCTTATTATCTCCGGTGCCGGTACACTCGACGGCCAAGGGAAAGAGTCTTGGCCACTAAATGACTGCCACAAAAACCCCAGTTGTCCTAAGCTAGCTATG ACCATGGGATTTGCATTCGTGAACAACTCAAGAATCAATGGGATAACGTCACTCAACAGCAAAATGGGACACTTCAACTTCTTTTCTGTCCATCACTTCAACATCACTGAAGTCACTATAACAGCTCCCGGCGACAGTCCAAACACCGATGGGCTAAAGTTTGGGTTCTGTAGCAACATTAACATCTCCAAGACACACATTGGTACAGGAGACGACTGTATAGCTATCCTTTCCGGAACCACTAACATGGATATCTCTAATGTCAATTGTGGTCCTGGACATGGGATCAGTGTCGGAAGCTTAGGGAAGAACAAAGAAGAGAAGGACGTTAATGGCTTAACCGTAAGAGACATAGTCTTTAACGGCACTAGTGATGGTATTCGGATCAAGACTTGGGAATCTTCAGCTTCGAAGATATTGGTTTCTAACTTTGTGTACGAGAATATTCAAATGATTAATGTTGGAAACCCTATCAACATCGACCAGAAGTATTGTCCTCACCCACCTTGTGAAAAGAAG GGACAATCACACGTTCAAATCCAAGATCTTAAATTAAAGAACATATATGGAACATCGACGAACAAAGTGGCGGTGAATCTACAATGTAGCAAGAGCTTTCCGTGCAAGAAGGTTGAGCTAATTGACATTAACCTAGAGCATAAGGGAGTCGAGGGTGGTCCTTCCACTGCGGTATGTGAGAATGTTGACGGTTCTGCACGTGGCACGATGGTTCCTCAGCATTGTCTGAACTGA